A genomic region of Armatimonadota bacterium contains the following coding sequences:
- a CDS encoding nucleotide exchange factor GrpE — translation MSEREDRLNAQSEPLGESQEASASGGDGPVEPAPAEPAEAPPEEIRRLREEAERYRQEAERNWQQFLHAAADLENYKKLAARRQEEAVARVRRAMLQIVLGVLDNLERAIRYGEQARDNQAVEGILEGLRMTHRSVLEQLSLLGVRPMEAAGARFDPSRHEAVEQVSAAEAGVEPGTVVDVVQQGYLVGEEVLRPARVRVAQ, via the coding sequence ATGTCGGAGCGTGAGGATCGGCTGAACGCCCAAAGCGAGCCGCTAGGGGAATCGCAGGAAGCCTCGGCCTCCGGCGGGGATGGCCCCGTAGAACCCGCGCCCGCGGAGCCGGCGGAGGCACCCCCGGAGGAGATCCGGCGCCTGCGGGAGGAGGCGGAGCGCTACCGCCAGGAGGCGGAGCGCAACTGGCAGCAGTTCCTGCACGCGGCCGCGGACCTGGAGAACTACAAGAAGCTGGCGGCCCGGCGACAGGAGGAGGCCGTGGCGCGCGTGCGCCGGGCCATGCTGCAGATCGTGCTCGGGGTCCTCGACAACCTCGAGCGGGCCATCCGGTACGGAGAGCAGGCCCGGGACAATCAGGCCGTGGAGGGCATCCTGGAGGGCCTGCGCATGACCCACCGCTCCGTCCTGGAACAGCTGAGCCTTCTTGGGGTCCGGCCCATGGAGGCCGCGGGTGCCCGGTTCGATCCCTCCCGCCACGAGGCGGTGGAGCAGGTGTCCGCCGCGGAGGCCGGGGTGGAGCCGGGTACGGTGGTAGACGTGGTTCAGCAAGGGTACCTTGTGGGCGAGGAGGTGCTACGGCCCGCGCGGGTCCGCGTGGCTCAGTAG
- a CDS encoding RDD family protein, whose protein sequence is MEPWVWLLLALLLADLAVLAWIVRRARTLRQARRHEYQVWRAALDADPWRLRLYHAHWKARWRAGVASLVGILLCLAVTWGALLLAGPRVGFNPWDGVSDAESFTVVLVWVLCYLLVVFGGFRLTGTTPGLHLLGIAVLSPHTGRPAERSGMRPPTKWDYRRDRVPELLFVPKGELRGWERAASNREGR, encoded by the coding sequence GTGGAGCCCTGGGTCTGGCTGCTCCTCGCCCTCCTGCTGGCGGACCTGGCGGTGCTGGCGTGGATCGTCCGGCGCGCCCGCACGCTCCGACAGGCCCGCCGCCACGAGTACCAGGTGTGGCGTGCCGCCCTGGACGCGGACCCCTGGCGGCTGCGCCTGTACCACGCCCACTGGAAGGCCCGGTGGCGCGCCGGGGTGGCGTCTCTGGTGGGCATCCTCCTGTGCCTGGCCGTCACCTGGGGAGCGCTCCTGCTGGCGGGACCGCGTGTCGGGTTCAACCCGTGGGATGGCGTCTCCGACGCGGAGTCCTTCACCGTGGTGCTGGTCTGGGTCCTCTGCTACCTCCTGGTGGTCTTCGGCGGGTTCCGCCTGACGGGGACCACCCCGGGGCTGCACCTGCTCGGCATCGCGGTGCTCTCGCCACACACGGGCCGGCCCGCGGAGCGCTCCGGGATGCGGCCGCCCACCAAGTGGGACTACCGGCGCGACCGGGTGCCGGAGCTGCTGTTCGTGCCGAAAGGGGAGCTCAGGGGCTGGGAGCGGGCTGCCTCAAACCGAGAGGGGAGGTGA
- the clpB gene encoding ATP-dependent chaperone ClpB, protein MRWDKLTEKSQEALARAQELAREAGHPYVETEHLLLALLEQTDGVVPQVLQRAGADLVRIREQVDRALRALPRVQGPAELYVGPGLRRVWDGAEREAQRMQDEYTSTEHFLLAMAEAPETGAGRLLQQNGITKEALLRALVEVRGRQRVTDARPETKYQVLERYGRDLTDLARAGKLDPVIGRDEEIRRVIHVLSRRTKNNPVLIGEPGVGKTAIVEGLAQRIVRGDVPEQLKHKRIFQLDMGALLAGTKYRGEFEERLKAVLKEIADSHGEILLFIDEIHTVVGAGAAEGAAMDAANLLKPMLARGELHCIGATTLDEYRKHIEKDPALERRFQPVYVDEPSVEETISVLRGLKEKYEVHHGVRITDAAVIAAAQLSARYITGRFLPDKAIDLIDEAAARLRMEIDSKPAELDEIDRRIMQLEIEREALRRETDPEVQERLQRLEQELARLQEQSRGLRERWEREKQIVQRIRQIKAEIDRVKVELEQAERVADLERAARLRYGVLPERTKQLQAAEEELRALGPQRLLKEEVDAEDIAEVVSKWTGIPVARLLETEREKLLKLEERLHQRVVDQEEAVQAVADAIRRARSGLKDPRRPIGSFLFLGPTGVGKTELARALAEVLFDSEDAMVRIDMSEYQEKHTVSRLIGAPPGYVGYEEGGQLTEAVRRRPYRVVLFDEVEKAHPDVLNILLQVMEDGRLTDGHGRTVDFKNTVLILTSNVGSQYLRDLDPEDLPSFELAKVQVQAELRRIFRPEFLNRIDEVIVFRPLSRAHLEQIVELQIRYLQQRLQDLKITIEVTPQAKAYLSREGYNPDFGARPLRRLIQRLVENPLSRKVLAGELREGDVAVVDARAGEIVITRRERVVA, encoded by the coding sequence ATGCGGTGGGACAAGCTTACGGAGAAATCACAGGAGGCCCTGGCACGGGCCCAGGAACTCGCGCGGGAGGCGGGACATCCCTACGTGGAGACCGAACACCTCCTCCTGGCCCTGCTGGAGCAGACGGACGGCGTCGTTCCCCAAGTTCTGCAGCGGGCGGGCGCCGACCTAGTCCGGATCCGGGAGCAGGTGGACCGGGCCCTGCGTGCGCTACCCCGGGTGCAGGGCCCTGCCGAGTTGTACGTGGGCCCGGGTCTACGGCGGGTGTGGGACGGGGCGGAGCGGGAGGCCCAGCGGATGCAGGACGAGTACACCAGCACCGAGCACTTCCTCCTGGCCATGGCCGAAGCACCCGAGACCGGTGCCGGCCGCCTCCTCCAGCAGAACGGCATCACCAAGGAGGCCCTGCTGCGGGCGCTGGTGGAGGTCCGGGGGCGTCAGCGGGTGACGGACGCGCGGCCCGAGACCAAGTACCAAGTGCTGGAGCGCTACGGCCGGGATCTCACGGATCTGGCGCGGGCCGGTAAGCTCGACCCCGTGATCGGCCGGGACGAGGAGATCCGCCGGGTGATCCACGTGCTCAGCCGCCGCACGAAGAACAACCCCGTGCTCATCGGCGAGCCGGGTGTGGGCAAGACCGCCATCGTGGAAGGGCTCGCGCAGCGCATCGTGCGGGGGGATGTGCCCGAACAGCTCAAGCATAAGCGCATCTTCCAGCTGGACATGGGGGCGCTGCTGGCGGGCACCAAGTACCGGGGCGAGTTCGAGGAGCGGCTGAAGGCGGTCCTCAAGGAGATCGCCGACAGCCACGGCGAGATCCTCTTGTTCATCGACGAGATCCACACCGTGGTGGGCGCGGGCGCCGCGGAGGGGGCCGCCATGGATGCCGCCAACCTCCTCAAGCCCATGCTGGCCCGGGGGGAACTGCACTGCATCGGAGCCACCACCTTAGACGAGTACCGCAAGCACATCGAGAAGGATCCGGCCCTGGAGCGCCGGTTCCAGCCCGTGTACGTGGACGAGCCCTCCGTGGAGGAGACCATTAGCGTCCTGCGAGGACTTAAGGAGAAGTACGAGGTCCACCACGGGGTGCGGATCACGGATGCCGCGGTGATCGCGGCCGCCCAGCTCTCGGCCCGGTACATCACGGGGCGGTTCCTGCCGGACAAGGCCATCGACCTCATCGACGAGGCCGCGGCCCGGCTCCGCATGGAGATCGACAGCAAGCCCGCGGAGCTGGACGAGATCGACCGCCGGATCATGCAGCTGGAGATCGAGCGGGAAGCCCTGCGGCGGGAGACGGACCCCGAGGTCCAGGAGCGGCTTCAGAGGCTGGAACAGGAGCTGGCGCGCCTGCAGGAACAAAGCCGCGGGCTGCGGGAGCGGTGGGAGCGGGAAAAGCAGATCGTGCAGCGGATCCGGCAGATCAAGGCGGAGATCGACCGCGTGAAGGTGGAGCTGGAGCAGGCGGAGCGGGTGGCGGACCTGGAACGGGCCGCGCGGCTGCGCTACGGGGTGCTGCCCGAGCGCACCAAGCAGCTCCAGGCGGCGGAGGAAGAGCTGCGGGCCCTGGGGCCACAGCGGCTGCTGAAGGAGGAGGTGGATGCCGAGGACATCGCGGAGGTGGTGAGCAAGTGGACGGGGATCCCGGTGGCGCGCCTGCTGGAGACGGAGCGGGAGAAGCTGCTGAAGTTGGAAGAGCGGCTGCACCAGCGGGTGGTCGACCAGGAGGAGGCGGTTCAGGCGGTGGCCGACGCCATCCGCCGGGCCCGGTCCGGTCTGAAAGACCCCCGCCGGCCCATCGGCTCCTTTCTGTTCCTGGGGCCCACGGGGGTTGGAAAGACGGAGCTCGCCCGTGCCCTCGCGGAGGTGCTGTTCGATTCCGAGGACGCCATGGTGCGCATCGACATGTCCGAGTACCAGGAGAAGCACACCGTCTCCCGCCTCATCGGAGCCCCGCCGGGGTACGTGGGCTATGAGGAAGGCGGGCAGCTGACGGAGGCGGTGCGCCGGCGCCCGTACCGGGTGGTGCTGTTCGACGAGGTGGAGAAAGCCCACCCCGATGTTCTCAACATCCTTCTCCAGGTGATGGAGGACGGCCGGCTCACGGACGGCCATGGCCGCACCGTGGACTTCAAGAACACGGTCCTCATCCTCACCAGCAACGTGGGCTCCCAGTACCTGCGGGATCTCGATCCGGAGGACCTACCTTCCTTCGAGCTGGCGAAAGTCCAGGTGCAGGCGGAGCTGCGCCGCATCTTCCGCCCGGAGTTCCTGAACCGCATCGACGAGGTGATCGTGTTCCGGCCCCTCAGCCGGGCGCATCTGGAGCAGATCGTGGAGCTGCAGATCCGCTACCTCCAGCAGCGCCTCCAGGATCTCAAGATCACCATCGAGGTCACGCCCCAGGCGAAGGCCTACCTGAGCCGGGAGGGCTACAACCCGGACTTCGGGGCTCGGCCCCTGCGCCGGCTCATCCAGCGTTTGGTGGAGAATCCCCTCTCCCGGAAGGTGCTGGCCGGTGAACTGCGGGAGGGGGATGTGGCGGTGGTGGACGCCCGAGCCGGGGAGATCGTGATCACCCGGCGGGAGCGGGTGGTGGCGTAG
- a CDS encoding universal stress protein, which yields MGRIWCVGTHGRSGIRRVFFGSVAEHVVHTCPVPVLTVRPDIPPRLHRLLVAMDFSPPAQQALAWARMLSRTTGAEIALLHVVELTPEVFATLPEEILAPAVGDRIREHLLDQAYRRLEATARPEERVEVRMGAAGYRILEAISELRADLVCMGTHGRSGLAHLLLGSVAEQVVRRSPVPVLTVRETR from the coding sequence TTGGGGCGGATCTGGTGTGTGGGGACCCACGGACGGAGCGGAATCCGCCGCGTCTTCTTCGGGAGCGTCGCAGAACACGTGGTGCACACGTGCCCCGTCCCCGTACTCACCGTGCGGCCCGATATCCCTCCGCGCCTGCACCGTCTCCTGGTGGCCATGGACTTCTCGCCTCCGGCCCAGCAGGCCCTCGCGTGGGCCCGCATGCTGAGCCGGACCACGGGCGCGGAGATCGCCCTCCTCCACGTGGTGGAGCTTACCCCGGAGGTCTTCGCGACCCTACCGGAGGAGATCCTGGCACCCGCGGTGGGCGACCGGATTCGGGAGCACCTCCTGGATCAGGCCTACCGGAGGCTGGAGGCCACGGCGCGTCCGGAGGAGCGGGTAGAGGTGCGGATGGGTGCGGCGGGGTACCGGATCCTGGAGGCGATTTCGGAGCTACGGGCGGATCTGGTGTGCATGGGGACGCACGGGCGAAGCGGACTCGCCCATCTGCTCCTCGGCAGCGTGGCGGAGCAGGTGGTGCGCCGGAGCCCGGTACCTGTCCTCACCGTGCGTGAGACACGGTGA
- a CDS encoding helix-turn-helix domain-containing protein — translation MAFENRLRQVRESRGLSQAEMARSAGLSRQALSAIEQGRYIPNTAVALRLARALGCTVEDLFAVPASSPLRVRLAGDSPAPRVRLGRVRSQLVAWPLWGAVAALPADGTVAGRKGHRGEVVLLSGTGEPERTLFVAGCDPALRIAGALAEARGRVRVHWIPTGSVQALQAAGKGLVHVAGTHLHPPGDPEGVETIRRTLGRMPAVVVTLARWVEGLLLRPGVRVRSPEDLLRRGLRVVNREQGSGSRMVFDQWLRSAAVPPEKVSGYGRELPTHLAVAEAVAAGFADVGPGVLPVARLYGLDFLPLAEHRYDLVIPRDLADHELVRVLLEVVSGRRFRQELGAIGGYDPTPAGTTRKLGVG, via the coding sequence GTGGCGTTCGAGAACCGTCTGCGGCAGGTGCGGGAGTCCCGCGGGCTGTCGCAGGCGGAGATGGCGCGATCCGCAGGCCTGTCGCGCCAGGCCCTCAGCGCCATCGAGCAGGGTCGTTACATCCCCAACACCGCGGTGGCTCTGCGGCTGGCCCGAGCCCTGGGCTGCACGGTGGAGGACCTGTTTGCGGTACCGGCCTCCTCCCCCCTGCGGGTTCGCCTGGCCGGGGACAGCCCCGCGCCCCGGGTCCGGTTGGGCAGGGTCCGGTCCCAGCTGGTGGCCTGGCCGCTGTGGGGAGCCGTGGCTGCGCTGCCTGCGGACGGTACCGTGGCGGGCCGGAAAGGCCACAGGGGGGAGGTGGTGCTCCTTAGCGGGACGGGGGAGCCCGAGCGGACCCTGTTCGTGGCCGGGTGCGATCCGGCCCTGCGGATCGCGGGGGCCCTGGCGGAGGCCAGGGGTCGGGTGCGGGTCCACTGGATTCCCACCGGCAGCGTCCAGGCCCTGCAGGCGGCGGGCAAAGGGCTGGTGCACGTGGCGGGCACCCACCTCCACCCCCCCGGAGATCCGGAGGGCGTGGAGACGATCCGACGGACCCTGGGCCGCATGCCCGCGGTGGTGGTGACCCTAGCGCGGTGGGTGGAGGGCCTCCTGCTGCGGCCGGGCGTGCGGGTCCGCAGCCCTGAGGATCTTCTCCGCAGGGGCCTGCGCGTGGTGAACCGGGAGCAGGGCTCAGGAAGCCGGATGGTTTTTGACCAGTGGCTTCGCAGCGCGGCAGTGCCCCCGGAAAAGGTCTCCGGCTACGGCCGTGAGTTGCCCACCCACCTCGCGGTGGCGGAGGCGGTGGCCGCTGGGTTTGCGGACGTGGGCCCCGGGGTGCTGCCGGTAGCCCGCTTGTACGGCCTGGACTTCCTGCCTCTGGCGGAGCACCGGTACGACCTGGTGATTCCCCGGGACCTGGCGGACCACGAACTGGTGCGGGTACTCCTGGAGGTGGTCAGCGGCCGGCGGTTCCGTCAGGAGCTCGGCGCCATCGGGGGATACGACCCAACACCTGCAGGGACCACGCGGAAGCTGGGGGTCGGATGA
- a CDS encoding DnaJ domain-containing protein, with amino-acid sequence MEFKDYYRILGVPRNADTKQINEAFRRLARQYHPDVNKDPQAAEKFKEINEAYQVLSDPEKRKRYDQVLELRERGVPWDQVFTGPRGEGPGEWTILFGEPGEVFERFEDFGFSEFFRRFFGDLGIHDPFARAGRRRFSFGFTRSAPREDITASVEISLEEAFHGTERELSLSLNGRSRRIRVQIPPGIRDGQKVRVRGVVDGADLYVEVRVRPHPLFTREGDDLVCEIPISLTEALLGAEIEAPTLGGKVKMRIPPETQNGQVFRLRGQGMPRLVGSGRGDLLVRVKVVLPQRLSPEERRLVEQLGRLRQENPRAAMGLR; translated from the coding sequence ATGGAGTTCAAGGACTACTATCGGATCCTGGGGGTGCCCCGGAACGCGGACACCAAGCAGATCAACGAGGCCTTCCGCCGCCTCGCCCGCCAGTACCATCCCGATGTGAACAAGGACCCCCAGGCCGCGGAGAAGTTTAAGGAGATCAACGAGGCCTACCAGGTCCTCAGCGACCCTGAGAAGCGCAAGCGCTACGACCAGGTGCTGGAGCTGCGGGAACGGGGCGTCCCCTGGGACCAGGTGTTCACGGGCCCGAGGGGCGAAGGCCCCGGCGAGTGGACCATCCTCTTCGGCGAGCCCGGAGAGGTGTTCGAGCGGTTCGAGGACTTCGGGTTCTCGGAGTTCTTCCGCCGCTTCTTCGGAGACCTGGGGATCCACGATCCCTTCGCCCGCGCGGGTCGCCGCCGCTTCTCTTTCGGCTTCACCCGCTCCGCCCCCCGGGAGGATATCACCGCCTCCGTGGAGATCTCCCTGGAGGAGGCCTTCCACGGCACGGAGCGGGAGCTGAGCCTGAGCCTGAACGGGCGCTCCCGCCGGATCCGGGTCCAGATCCCTCCCGGCATCCGGGATGGCCAGAAGGTGCGGGTACGGGGGGTGGTGGACGGGGCAGACCTCTACGTGGAGGTCCGGGTGCGGCCGCACCCCCTCTTCACCCGCGAGGGGGACGATCTGGTCTGTGAGATCCCGATCTCCCTGACGGAAGCCCTGCTGGGCGCGGAGATCGAGGCCCCGACGTTAGGGGGAAAGGTGAAGATGCGGATCCCGCCGGAGACCCAAAACGGCCAGGTCTTCCGGCTGCGGGGCCAGGGCATGCCCCGACTGGTGGGATCCGGGCGGGGGGATCTGCTGGTGCGGGTGAAGGTGGTGCTGCCCCAGCGGCTCTCGCCAGAGGAGCGGCGGCTTGTGGAGCAGCTGGGCAGGCTGCGCCAGGAGAACCCGCGGGCGGCCATGGGCCTGCGGTAG
- the modA gene encoding molybdate ABC transporter substrate-binding protein, with protein sequence MTRLVVLACAVLLAGYAAPAPAQPALLVAAASDLRYAFEELGAAFHSRAGVPVTFSFGSSGQLAFQVEHGAPFDAFFSANEAFVQRLAERGYIVPDTVQLYAIGRIVLWVRRESGLPVERGLNVLTDPRVRYVAIANPEHAPYGEAARQALLRSGLYERVRPKLVYGENVNQTLQLVQSGNADVGIVALSLALAPPVSRGGRFWLVPQRLHEPIRQAAGVVTRSVRPREARAFLAFVNGPEGRPVMRRYGFVLPGEGP encoded by the coding sequence ATGACGCGGTTGGTGGTCTTGGCATGTGCGGTCCTGCTGGCGGGGTACGCGGCGCCTGCGCCCGCGCAGCCGGCGCTCCTGGTGGCCGCGGCCTCCGACCTGAGGTACGCCTTCGAAGAACTCGGAGCTGCTTTTCACTCCCGGGCCGGTGTCCCCGTCACCTTCTCCTTCGGTTCGTCGGGCCAGCTGGCCTTTCAGGTGGAGCACGGGGCGCCCTTCGACGCGTTCTTTTCCGCCAACGAGGCGTTCGTCCAGCGGCTGGCCGAACGGGGCTACATCGTACCGGACACGGTGCAGCTGTACGCCATCGGGCGCATCGTCCTGTGGGTGCGCCGTGAAAGCGGCCTTCCCGTGGAGCGGGGGTTGAACGTCCTGACAGACCCCCGGGTGCGGTACGTGGCCATCGCCAACCCGGAGCACGCGCCCTACGGGGAAGCCGCCCGTCAGGCCCTTCTGCGTTCCGGGCTGTACGAACGGGTGCGGCCGAAGCTGGTGTACGGGGAGAACGTGAACCAGACCCTGCAGCTGGTTCAGTCGGGAAACGCGGACGTGGGGATCGTAGCCCTGTCCCTGGCCCTGGCGCCGCCGGTGTCCCGCGGAGGGCGGTTCTGGCTTGTTCCCCAACGACTGCACGAACCCATCCGCCAGGCTGCAGGCGTGGTCACCCGTTCAGTGCGCCCGCGGGAGGCCCGTGCTTTCCTGGCGTTCGTCAACGGCCCTGAGGGCCGACCGGTGATGCGGCGGTACGGGTTCGTCCTTCCGGGGGAGGGTCCATAG
- the modB gene encoding molybdate ABC transporter permease subunit: MDAAPLWISLKVASAATLLAGVAGVGLAYVLAASRFPGRGVLEALASLPLTLPPTVLGYYLLVLLGRRSPLGAWVEGTFGVPLVFTWQGAVVAAAVPSLPLVVRTVRAAFAEVPADVLEAARMDGASWLHQFVYVLLPLARRGIVAGVSLGFARALGDFGTTLMVAGNIPGQTQTLPIALYDAVQAGRWDTAGALAFLLGAVAVGVLVMVSRLGERVI; encoded by the coding sequence CTGGACGCAGCACCCCTTTGGATCTCCCTGAAGGTGGCGTCCGCGGCCACGCTGCTGGCGGGCGTGGCCGGGGTCGGGCTGGCGTACGTGCTGGCGGCGTCCAGGTTTCCCGGCCGCGGTGTCCTGGAAGCGCTCGCGTCGTTGCCGTTGACCCTGCCGCCCACGGTGCTGGGCTACTACCTCCTGGTCCTTTTGGGCCGCCGGAGCCCGCTGGGAGCCTGGGTGGAGGGCACGTTTGGAGTGCCTTTGGTGTTCACCTGGCAGGGAGCCGTGGTGGCTGCCGCGGTGCCCTCGCTGCCGCTCGTGGTGCGGACGGTGCGGGCGGCGTTCGCGGAGGTTCCGGCCGACGTCCTGGAGGCTGCGCGAATGGACGGGGCCAGCTGGCTCCACCAGTTCGTGTACGTCCTCCTGCCCCTGGCGCGGAGGGGAATCGTGGCGGGCGTGTCCCTGGGCTTCGCTCGTGCCCTGGGCGACTTCGGGACCACCCTGATGGTGGCGGGCAACATCCCGGGGCAGACCCAGACCCTGCCCATCGCGTTGTACGATGCGGTGCAGGCAGGCCGGTGGGACACCGCGGGAGCGCTTGCCTTCCTGCTGGGCGCGGTGGCGGTTGGGGTGTTGGTGATGGTAAGCCGACTCGGGGAGCGGGTGATTTGA
- a CDS encoding cobalamin-independent methionine synthase II family protein, which yields MAEEIRADQVGSLLRPQELLEARSRGASAEELREIEDRHIRRLLHRQREIGVDVYTDGELRRRHFMSDLLEAVEGFALLEGGPRPDGAPDATTSRPSRTWKGQGTTPPPARVTAVVTDRLRPTRRLTAHEVAFLRRHSPGPFKITLPSANQFPALAFRRGVTDRVYRDHSELLWDIVPVIRDEIRALVEEGVTYIQIDAPRYSVYIDPRWREHVRTEMGMEPEAALEEAIRADNACLEGLRGRGTVLAFHLCRGNNRSQWFAEGGYDPIAEKVFNELQVDRFLLEYDDERSGTFEPLRFVPPDKTVVLGLVSTKRPQLESQDTLLRRIEEASRYVPLERLALSPQCGFASVMEGNLLTEEDQWAKLRLVVEVARKVWG from the coding sequence ATGGCCGAAGAGATCCGGGCGGATCAGGTAGGAAGCCTCCTACGCCCCCAGGAACTTCTGGAGGCCCGAAGTCGGGGCGCTTCCGCGGAGGAGCTCCGGGAGATCGAGGACCGGCACATCCGGCGGCTGCTCCACAGGCAGCGGGAGATCGGCGTGGACGTGTACACGGACGGCGAGCTGCGCCGCCGACACTTCATGAGTGATCTTCTTGAGGCGGTGGAGGGGTTTGCGCTTCTCGAGGGCGGCCCTCGCCCAGATGGCGCACCGGACGCAACGACCTCACGGCCCTCCCGTACCTGGAAGGGGCAGGGGACTACACCACCGCCTGCCCGGGTGACGGCCGTGGTCACGGACCGGTTGCGGCCCACCCGTCGGCTGACGGCGCACGAGGTGGCCTTCCTCCGCCGGCACAGCCCGGGACCCTTCAAGATCACCCTCCCCAGTGCCAACCAGTTCCCCGCGCTCGCCTTCCGGCGGGGAGTGACGGACCGGGTGTACCGGGACCATTCCGAGCTGCTGTGGGACATTGTGCCGGTGATCCGGGACGAGATCCGGGCTCTTGTGGAGGAAGGCGTCACCTACATTCAGATCGATGCGCCCCGCTACAGCGTCTACATCGACCCGCGGTGGCGGGAGCACGTGCGGACCGAGATGGGAATGGAGCCGGAGGCTGCCCTGGAGGAAGCCATCCGGGCGGACAACGCGTGCCTGGAGGGGCTGCGGGGCCGGGGGACGGTGCTGGCCTTCCACCTGTGCCGGGGCAACAACCGCAGCCAGTGGTTCGCGGAGGGCGGGTACGACCCCATCGCGGAGAAGGTCTTCAACGAGCTGCAGGTGGACCGGTTCCTTCTAGAGTACGATGACGAGCGGTCGGGGACCTTCGAACCCTTGCGCTTCGTTCCCCCGGACAAGACCGTGGTGCTGGGGCTGGTGAGCACCAAGCGGCCGCAGCTGGAGTCCCAGGACACTCTCCTGCGCCGCATCGAGGAGGCCAGCCGCTACGTGCCCCTGGAACGCTTGGCCCTGAGTCCCCAGTGCGGGTTCGCCTCCGTGATGGAGGGAAACCTCCTGACGGAGGAGGACCAGTGGGCCAAGCTGCGGCTGGTGGTGGAGGTAGCCCGGAAGGTCTGGGGGTAG